In the genome of Myxococcus stipitatus, one region contains:
- a CDS encoding NUDIX domain-containing protein — MPEYRNPKPTVDCIIELSGERIVLIRRANPPLGWALPGGFVDEGEPLDAAAIREVKEETGMDVKLVEQFFTYSDPKRDPRQHTLSTVYIGTAQGEPQGSDDAAEARTFRVDALPQDLCFDHGTILADYLAYKRTGQRRKL, encoded by the coding sequence ATGCCCGAATACCGCAACCCCAAGCCCACCGTGGACTGCATCATCGAGCTGTCGGGTGAACGCATCGTCCTCATCCGCCGCGCGAACCCTCCCCTCGGGTGGGCGCTGCCTGGCGGCTTCGTGGACGAAGGCGAGCCTCTGGACGCGGCGGCCATCCGCGAGGTGAAGGAGGAGACGGGGATGGACGTGAAGCTGGTGGAGCAGTTCTTCACGTATTCGGACCCCAAGCGGGACCCGAGGCAGCACACGCTGTCGACGGTGTACATCGGCACGGCGCAGGGAGAGCCCCAGGGCTCGGATGACGCGGCGGAGGCGCGGACCTTCCGGGTCGACGCGCTGCCCCAGGACCTGTGCTTCGACCACGGCACCATCCTCGCGGACTACCTGGCCTACAAGCGGACCGGCCAGCGGCGGAAGTTGTAG
- the acs gene encoding acetate--CoA ligase, whose amino-acid sequence MAETQHEIVSVLTEARVFPPPEAFSQRAHLRSMEDYQRLWDEAARNPDKYWGDRAREELYWKEPFQTVLDWKPPHARWFVEGRTNLAYNCLDRHLATRRDKPAILFEGEPGDRRTVTYGELSVEVNRLANGLRSLGIKKGDRVGIYLPMVPEAAVAMLACARIGAVHSVVFGGFSAEALQERMNDAGARVVLTADGGWRKGAVVPLLKNVEQALKNMPSVEKVVVARRTSTDAPALPGPRYLAWDALVKGQSDVCEPEWVESEHPLFILYTSGSTGKPKGVLHTTAGFAVNASLTTRWVFDLREDDIYWCTADVGWVTGHSYVVYGPLMNGVTTIVYEGAPTHPGPDRFWDIIERYKATILYTAPTAIRAFMRLGDDIPRKKDLSSLRLLGSVGEPINPEAWMWYRDVIGQGRCPVVDTWWQTETGSIMISPLPGATPTKPGSATLPLPGIHAEILDRQGNAVPRGQGGLLFITRPWPSMLRTVYGDPERYTRTYFSELPGKYFTGDGARTDADGYFWLMGRVDDVVNVAGHRLGTAEVESALVAHPRVSEAAVVGRPDDLKGTALVAFVTLKNGNAPSAELKKELAQHVSKEIGAIARPDEIRFAEGLPKTRSGKIMRRLLRDVAAGKKSSQDTTTLEDLNVLAALQQNEE is encoded by the coding sequence ATGGCTGAAACGCAGCACGAGATTGTCTCGGTCCTCACCGAGGCCCGCGTCTTCCCCCCGCCCGAGGCGTTCTCCCAGCGCGCCCACCTGCGGAGCATGGAGGACTACCAGCGGCTCTGGGACGAGGCCGCTCGCAATCCCGACAAGTACTGGGGCGACCGTGCTCGCGAGGAGCTCTACTGGAAGGAGCCCTTCCAGACGGTGCTCGACTGGAAGCCGCCGCACGCGCGCTGGTTCGTCGAGGGCCGCACCAACCTGGCCTACAACTGTCTGGACCGGCACCTCGCCACGCGCCGCGACAAGCCCGCCATCCTCTTCGAAGGGGAGCCCGGAGACCGCCGCACCGTCACCTACGGCGAGCTGTCCGTCGAGGTGAACCGCCTGGCCAACGGCCTCAGGTCGCTGGGCATCAAGAAGGGAGACCGCGTGGGCATCTACCTGCCCATGGTGCCCGAGGCCGCGGTGGCCATGCTGGCGTGCGCGCGCATCGGCGCGGTGCACTCGGTGGTGTTCGGTGGCTTCTCCGCGGAGGCGCTCCAGGAGCGCATGAACGACGCGGGCGCCCGGGTGGTGCTCACCGCGGATGGTGGCTGGCGCAAGGGCGCCGTGGTGCCGCTCCTGAAGAACGTGGAGCAGGCGCTCAAGAACATGCCCTCCGTGGAGAAGGTCGTCGTGGCGCGCCGCACGTCGACGGACGCGCCCGCCTTGCCCGGCCCCCGCTACCTGGCGTGGGACGCGCTGGTGAAGGGCCAGTCCGACGTGTGCGAGCCCGAGTGGGTGGAGAGCGAACACCCGCTGTTCATCCTCTACACCTCCGGCTCCACCGGAAAGCCCAAGGGCGTGCTGCACACCACCGCGGGCTTCGCGGTGAACGCGTCGCTCACCACGCGCTGGGTGTTCGACCTGCGCGAGGACGACATCTACTGGTGCACCGCCGACGTGGGCTGGGTGACGGGGCACAGCTACGTCGTCTACGGCCCGCTGATGAACGGCGTGACGACCATCGTCTACGAAGGCGCGCCCACGCACCCGGGACCGGACCGCTTCTGGGACATCATCGAGCGCTACAAGGCCACCATCCTCTACACCGCGCCCACCGCCATCCGCGCCTTCATGCGGCTGGGGGACGACATCCCTCGCAAGAAGGATTTGTCCTCGCTGCGTCTGTTGGGAAGCGTGGGCGAGCCCATCAACCCCGAGGCGTGGATGTGGTACCGCGACGTCATCGGCCAGGGCCGCTGCCCCGTCGTGGACACGTGGTGGCAGACCGAGACGGGCTCCATCATGATTTCACCGCTGCCGGGGGCCACGCCGACGAAGCCGGGCTCGGCGACGCTGCCGTTGCCGGGCATCCACGCCGAGATTCTGGACCGGCAGGGCAACGCCGTGCCGCGAGGGCAGGGCGGTCTGCTCTTCATCACCCGCCCCTGGCCCTCCATGCTGCGCACCGTCTACGGCGACCCGGAGCGCTACACGCGCACGTACTTCAGCGAGCTGCCCGGCAAGTACTTCACCGGCGACGGCGCGCGCACGGACGCGGATGGCTACTTCTGGTTGATGGGCCGCGTGGATGACGTCGTCAACGTGGCCGGACACCGGCTGGGCACCGCCGAGGTGGAGAGCGCGCTCGTCGCCCACCCGCGCGTGTCCGAGGCCGCCGTGGTGGGGCGTCCCGATGACTTGAAGGGCACCGCGCTGGTGGCCTTCGTCACGTTGAAGAACGGCAACGCACCCTCCGCCGAGCTCAAGAAGGAGCTGGCCCAGCACGTCTCCAAGGAGATTGGCGCCATCGCCCGCCCGGACGAGATTCGCTTCGCCGAGGGGCTGCCCAAGACGCGCTCCGGAAAAATCATGCGGCGGCTCCTGCGAGATGTCGCCGCGGGCAAGAAGTCCTCGCAGGACACCACCACCCTCGAGGACCTCAACGTCCTCGCGGCCCTCCAGCAGAACGAGGAGTAG
- a CDS encoding aminotransferase class I/II-fold pyridoxal phosphate-dependent enzyme, with amino-acid sequence MDLRDQLDSPLFTHFIANYTHPTGPDLLARTEAFYQWQESRRQSGLWPYSRSLEGAPTAECSVRSEAGVARQGLNFGSQDYLALSTHPQVVEAAHRAIRDFGVHSAGSGMFGGNTTPGLQLEQALGEHLKMPHVALFATGWGAGFGAIAGLVRPEDHVVLDALSHASLQQGASAATQKVTRVPHLNNRAMRRKLQELRASDVDNGILVVTEGLFSMDSDVPRIEELQSICHEYGATLLVDVAHDLGALGPSGTGSLGAQNLLGKVDLVVGSFSKTFSSNGGFVATRSAAVRQFVRVMGGPHIFSNAILPVQAAVALESLRIVRSPEGDALRAKAMENILTLRAAFAERGVTCLGEPSNVVPVPLGDPKVARVASKLVFERGVFPNLVEYPAVRIRESRFRMQVMSSHSVEQMRYGAQVVLDAVEEARQLLAAPQPGPLRSLRVEAKPLARV; translated from the coding sequence ATGGATCTACGCGATCAGCTCGACTCGCCGTTGTTCACGCATTTCATCGCCAATTACACACACCCGACCGGGCCGGACCTGTTGGCGCGGACCGAGGCTTTCTATCAATGGCAGGAGTCGCGGCGGCAGTCGGGGCTCTGGCCATACTCGCGCAGCCTGGAGGGGGCGCCCACGGCGGAGTGCTCCGTGCGCAGCGAGGCGGGCGTGGCTCGGCAGGGATTGAACTTCGGCTCGCAGGACTACCTGGCGCTGTCCACACATCCCCAGGTGGTGGAGGCCGCGCACCGCGCCATCCGTGACTTCGGCGTGCACAGTGCGGGCTCCGGGATGTTTGGCGGCAACACGACGCCGGGGCTCCAGCTGGAGCAGGCGCTCGGGGAGCACCTGAAGATGCCGCACGTGGCCCTGTTCGCGACGGGGTGGGGCGCGGGCTTTGGTGCCATCGCGGGGCTGGTGCGGCCCGAGGACCATGTGGTGCTGGACGCGCTGTCCCACGCGAGCCTCCAGCAGGGCGCCAGCGCGGCGACGCAGAAGGTGACGCGGGTGCCGCACCTGAACAACCGCGCGATGCGCCGCAAGCTCCAGGAGCTGCGGGCCAGCGACGTGGACAACGGCATCCTCGTCGTCACCGAGGGCCTGTTCTCCATGGACTCGGACGTGCCCCGCATCGAGGAGCTCCAGTCCATCTGCCACGAGTACGGCGCGACGCTGCTGGTGGACGTGGCGCATGACCTGGGCGCCCTGGGGCCCTCGGGCACCGGCAGCCTGGGCGCGCAGAACCTGCTGGGGAAGGTGGACCTGGTGGTGGGCTCCTTCTCCAAGACGTTCTCGTCCAACGGCGGCTTCGTGGCGACGCGCTCCGCGGCGGTGCGCCAGTTCGTGCGGGTCATGGGGGGCCCCCACATCTTCTCCAACGCGATTCTCCCCGTGCAGGCCGCCGTGGCGCTGGAGTCGCTGCGCATCGTCCGCTCGCCGGAGGGAGACGCCCTGCGGGCCAAGGCGATGGAGAACATCCTCACGCTGCGCGCCGCGTTCGCCGAGCGCGGGGTGACGTGTCTGGGCGAGCCGTCCAACGTGGTGCCGGTGCCGCTGGGCGACCCGAAGGTCGCGCGGGTCGCCTCCAAGCTCGTGTTCGAGCGCGGCGTGTTCCCCAACCTCGTCGAGTACCCCGCGGTGCGCATCCGCGAGTCGCGCTTCCGCATGCAGGTGATGTCGTCGCACTCCGTGGAGCAGATGCGGTACGGCGCCCAGGTGGTGCTCGACGCCGTCGAGGAGGCGCGCCAGCTGCTCGCGGCTCCGCAGCCGGGCCCGCTGCGCTCCCTGCGCGTCGAGGCGAAACCGCTCGCGCGGGTGTGA
- a CDS encoding histidine phosphatase family protein: protein MKTELILLRHGETEWNALGLLQGHRDSPLSTEGLRQADALAARLSTLSFSALYSSDLGRALETARRIATRTGHEVHADARLRERGLGLLEGLTRDEARQRHPDIFGEYSTNAPDYVVPGGESTSQRLSHAVECLGEVGQRHAGERVVVVTHGGVLSSFFRHSLGIPPNTPRAFSVRNACWNQFDYHQGSFVLVTWGDLTHLHATSRDDP from the coding sequence ATGAAGACCGAGCTCATCCTGCTGCGGCACGGCGAGACGGAGTGGAACGCCCTGGGGCTCCTCCAGGGCCATCGCGACAGCCCGCTGAGCACCGAGGGACTGCGACAGGCGGACGCGCTCGCGGCGCGGCTGTCCACCCTCTCCTTCAGCGCGCTGTACAGCAGCGACCTGGGCCGGGCCCTCGAGACGGCCCGGCGCATCGCCACCCGCACGGGCCACGAGGTCCACGCGGATGCCCGACTGAGGGAGAGGGGCCTGGGGCTCCTCGAGGGCCTCACCCGCGACGAGGCCCGCCAGCGCCATCCCGACATCTTCGGCGAGTACTCCACCAACGCCCCGGACTACGTCGTCCCCGGGGGCGAGAGCACCTCCCAGCGCTTGAGTCACGCGGTGGAGTGCCTGGGCGAGGTGGGCCAGCGCCACGCGGGTGAGCGCGTGGTCGTCGTCACGCACGGAGGCGTGCTGAGCAGCTTCTTCCGCCACAGCCTGGGGATTCCCCCCAACACGCCGCGCGCGTTCAGCGTCCGCAACGCCTGCTGGAACCAGTTCGACTACCACCAGGGTTCGTTCGTGCTGGTGACGTGGGGCGACCTCACCCACCTGCACGCCACCAGCCGCGACGACCCGTGA
- a CDS encoding ribonuclease HII, giving the protein MSIDSREQWLECSLGELTERFVTQAHAVPSGLLEALDADPRRGAQSLARRIRARQERNRSEGQRLRHLLRFEMELWEQGHTHVAGVDEAGMAPLAGPVVAAAAVLPKSYRLKGLDDSKKVLDAEKREALAVAIKRDAVAWAVGHAEVEEIDRINIYHAGLLAMRRAVEGLGLKPDYVLVDARTIPECPAPQRGIIKGDSLSMSIAAASILAKTTRDRLMGELDARYPGYGLAQHKGYPTPHHIQALREKGVLPIHRRSFGPVREVLGLVAPPAEVPSAQAELFDLAPSPARRRP; this is encoded by the coding sequence ATGTCTATCGATAGCCGGGAACAGTGGCTCGAATGCTCGCTCGGGGAGCTGACCGAGCGTTTCGTCACCCAGGCGCACGCCGTCCCCTCCGGCCTCCTGGAAGCCCTCGACGCGGACCCGCGACGGGGCGCCCAATCCCTTGCCCGCCGCATCCGGGCCCGCCAGGAGCGCAACCGCTCCGAGGGCCAGCGGCTGCGCCACCTGCTGCGCTTCGAGATGGAGCTCTGGGAGCAGGGCCACACCCACGTCGCGGGCGTGGACGAGGCGGGCATGGCACCGCTCGCTGGCCCCGTCGTCGCGGCGGCGGCCGTGCTGCCCAAGAGCTACCGGCTCAAGGGGCTGGACGACTCGAAGAAGGTCCTGGACGCGGAGAAGCGTGAGGCGCTCGCCGTCGCCATCAAGCGCGACGCGGTGGCCTGGGCCGTGGGCCATGCGGAGGTCGAGGAGATCGACCGCATCAACATCTACCACGCGGGCCTGCTGGCCATGCGCCGCGCGGTGGAGGGACTGGGGCTGAAGCCGGACTACGTGCTGGTGGACGCCCGGACCATCCCGGAGTGTCCCGCGCCCCAGCGCGGCATCATCAAGGGCGACTCGCTCTCCATGAGCATCGCGGCGGCCTCCATCCTCGCGAAGACGACCCGCGACAGGCTGATGGGCGAGCTGGACGCGCGCTACCCGGGCTATGGCCTGGCGCAGCACAAGGGCTACCCGACGCCGCACCACATCCAGGCGCTGCGCGAGAAGGGTGTGCTGCCCATCCACCGCCGCAGCTTCGGCCCCGTGAGAGAGGTGCTGGGGCTGGTGGCGCCTCCCGCGGAGGTGCCTTCCGCCCAGGCGGAGCTGTTCGACCTCGCCCCGTCTCCGGCGCGGAGGCGGCCATGA